The Candidatus Stygibacter australis genomic interval CACGCTGCAGCAGTGGGGTAGAGCCGGAAGGACGGGGGATGATTCTCTGGGAATACTTGTAGCAGGATCAGATCTGATAGATCAATACCTGGTGAAGCATCCTGAATATCTATTTAAAGGCATTCCCGAGCAGGCTCTTATTAACCCAGATAATCCTTTCATTCTGCTGCATCAATTAGAATGTGCCCTGTTTGAAAAGCCATTTCGCAGTGGGGAAGGTTTTGGAGCACTCAATGGAGCAGAAACGGATCAATATCTTGATCTTTTGCAAAAATATGGCAAAGTGCATCGATCAGGTGATAAATATCTCTGGAAATCAGATACATATCCAGCCAGCAGTATCTCACTCAGAACAACCGGCAGTGGTGAATATCTACTGCAATGTGAAGGTCTGGTGATCGGCAAAGTTGATGAAGCCAGTGCCTACTGGATGGTTCATCCTCAGGCAGTCTATATTCATAATGGCCAGTCATATCTGGTAAAGGAACTTGATTTTGAAAAACATCTAGCGATATTGGATAATCAACCACTTGATTATTATACCCAGTCTATCAGCAGAACTGATTATGAGCTGCTGCAGGAAACTGGCAGAGATAAGGAAAAGGGAGCTGATAAATATCAGGGTCAGGTGCGTGTGGAACGCCAGGTGACAGGATTTAAGCGCATCAAATGGGGCAGCCAGGAAATACTTGATCAAGCTCCTTTGGATATGCCTGTCACAGAGATGGTCACTATGGCATACTGGTTTAGCCCCACTGATGAGACTATAGAAAAATTAAAAGAATCGGGGAATTGGAATAATACTCCCAATCAATATGGTGCCGCCTGGAAGAAACTAAGTGAAAAAGTAAGATCGCGAGATGGATTTGCCTGTCAGAATTGCGGCATTACAGAAACTGATAAAGCTTTTCATGTGCATCATAAGATACCATTTAAACAGTTCGTAAACCGTTATGAAGCTAATAGAGAAAGTAATCTGATCACCCTCTGTCCAACCTGTCACCTCCTGGCAGAACAGGAAGCTTATGTGCAAAGCAGTCTGGCAGGACTGGGCTGGCTTTTGCAGAATATAGCCCCGTTACATCTGATGTGTGACCGCTCAGATATCAGGGTGGATGTGCAGCAGCAGAGCAATCTGGCTGAAGGCAGACCGGCAGTGATATTTCATGATACAGTCCCCGGTGGGATTGGACTTTCCACCCGAATTTATTCACAACACAAAAAGATCCTGGCACAGGCACTGGATATTGTCAATAGCTGCGAATGCTCAGCAGGCTGTCCTGCCTGTACTGGTCCCGTGGCAGAAAGTGGGGAAGGAGCCAAGGCGAAAGTTAAAGAATTACTCAAATATCTGGTGCAGACTGATGTTTGATCTGGAAAAGATCCTTAAAGATACTTTAAAAGATAAGCGGATCAATTCCATTAAGGATGAGGACGCCAGGGAACTATCTGAAATCTTACCCGGAGAATATCTCAATAAATCAAAAACAGTGTATCGGGCGGAATTTATCTATCGATTACCTTTAAGCTACGGAACCAGAGAATTAAGCAGATTTGACATCCCTGAAGTTATTTTAAGCTGGGCTGGGATGGATAATCCAGTGCAGATCAATAATCTTTTGTTTTATGATACGGAGACTACTGGTTTAAGCGGAGGAGTAGGCACCTGGGCATTTCTTACCGGAATCGGCAGATTTGAAAGTGACCAGTTCATAGTCAGGCAATACTTCATGCTTGATCCTGGCAGTGAAGATGAATATCTTAGTGAACTGGCAAAGGAGTTTACTGAAGATATAATTCCAGTTTCTTTCAATGGACGGAGCTATGATTCCAACCTGCTGAATTCCCGCTGCATTATGAATGAAATGAAGCCCTTTCTGATCAATCAGAAGGATATAGACCTTTTATACCTGGCTCGCAGATTATGGCGCAAGGAATTAGGCAGATGCAATCTGGGTTACCTCGAGGAGCAGCTATTGGGAATAGCTCGTGATCCAGCAGATGACCTTCCCTCAGAAGATATTCCTGAATTGTATTTTGAGTATCTGGAAACCGGCAATGCTGAGTTGATGCACAAAGTTTTTAAGCACAATGTAAGCGATATATTATCTATGCCGGTATTATTTGCCTTGATCGTAGAAGTGATAAATTCCGAGGATCCCCAGAGTATTGATCATTCAGCACTGGCACGCTTATATCGTGATCTGGGATATGAAAAAGAAGCTGAAGCATGCTTTAAAAAAGGTCTCACAGGTAATAATACCGTTATCTGTCGCGCCCAGCTTTCGTTTCTTTATAAAAGGCAAAATAGACTGCCCGAAGCAATTGCTCTCTGGCAGGCAGCAGCAGAATCAGAAATATATGCGCTTATTGAACTGGCAAAACACGCAGAGCACAAAGTTAAAGATTTTCAGAGTGCTCTTAACTGGACACAGCAGGCAATGAAACTGGCTTATGAGAATGAGTTCGTGGATGGCAGGCAGATTTTTGAATTGCAAAAACGGCTAAACAGAATAAAACAAAAAATAGAGCGAAGCATTGATAATTAAACCAGAGATCAAGGTAAGCGTAAGATCGCTGATAGAATTTTATTACCGACAGGGTGATCTTGACCTGGTAACTTATGTGAGCAATAGTCGTATGCTGCAGGGTACCCGTGCACATCAGAAATTGCAGAAAAGCAGACCTCCTGATTACGAATCTGAGATAACACTTTCCTATCTACGAGAATCGGATGATTTCAATTTACTTATTCGCGGCAGAATGGATGGATTATATCGCAGGGAAGCTGGCATAATTCTGGAAGAGATAAAGTCTATCACCAAGGACCCTGATCTGATTGGAGAGCAAAGCTTTCTGCATTGGTGGGGACAGGCAAAAATTTATGCTGCTATCTTTTGCCAGCAGGAATCTCTGGAAAATATCGATATCCAGCTTGCCCTCTATCATTTGGATAAAAAGAAAGAAACTATTTTAAAAGAGAGTTTCACCGCACTGGAGCTGGAATTATTCCTGGAGCAGGTAATTGCCAAATATCATCACTGGGCAGCAAGACTCTCTGCCCGTCAGCAGCAGCGGGATATATCGCTTGAAAAACTGGAATTCCCATATTCATCATACCGCAAAGGGCAGCGGCAGATGGCAGTGCAGGTTTATAACGCTAT includes:
- a CDS encoding DUF1998 domain-containing protein, producing the protein NVLGYRSGYLAKQRREIESEMKAGDINTVVATSALELGIDVGGLDVIVINGYPGSIASTLQQWGRAGRTGDDSLGILVAGSDLIDQYLVKHPEYLFKGIPEQALINPDNPFILLHQLECALFEKPFRSGEGFGALNGAETDQYLDLLQKYGKVHRSGDKYLWKSDTYPASSISLRTTGSGEYLLQCEGLVIGKVDEASAYWMVHPQAVYIHNGQSYLVKELDFEKHLAILDNQPLDYYTQSISRTDYELLQETGRDKEKGADKYQGQVRVERQVTGFKRIKWGSQEILDQAPLDMPVTEMVTMAYWFSPTDETIEKLKESGNWNNTPNQYGAAWKKLSEKVRSRDGFACQNCGITETDKAFHVHHKIPFKQFVNRYEANRESNLITLCPTCHLLAEQEAYVQSSLAGLGWLLQNIAPLHLMCDRSDIRVDVQQQSNLAEGRPAVIFHDTVPGGIGLSTRIYSQHKKILAQALDIVNSCECSAGCPACTGPVAESGEGAKAKVKELLKYLVQTDV
- a CDS encoding ribonuclease H-like domain-containing protein; this translates as MFDLEKILKDTLKDKRINSIKDEDARELSEILPGEYLNKSKTVYRAEFIYRLPLSYGTRELSRFDIPEVILSWAGMDNPVQINNLLFYDTETTGLSGGVGTWAFLTGIGRFESDQFIVRQYFMLDPGSEDEYLSELAKEFTEDIIPVSFNGRSYDSNLLNSRCIMNEMKPFLINQKDIDLLYLARRLWRKELGRCNLGYLEEQLLGIARDPADDLPSEDIPELYFEYLETGNAELMHKVFKHNVSDILSMPVLFALIVEVINSEDPQSIDHSALARLYRDLGYEKEAEACFKKGLTGNNTVICRAQLSFLYKRQNRLPEAIALWQAAAESEIYALIELAKHAEHKVKDFQSALNWTQQAMKLAYENEFVDGRQIFELQKRLNRIKQKIERSIDN